A portion of the Lolium rigidum isolate FL_2022 chromosome 1, APGP_CSIRO_Lrig_0.1, whole genome shotgun sequence genome contains these proteins:
- the LOC124685406 gene encoding uncharacterized protein LOC124685406, whose protein sequence is MVKSPNSTPKAKAKAASAGGVARPSQASASSPGSAKISKFRKRKAKVAATAAVAASAGDGSASASVQKPPTASPVASLKPTTAAEGSSAAQALAPKADTAEASAAKPKLKPDDAAAGTSNGVGASGGDGRKRAKRERKKERSMAWKGKGKEEEAQGQGKKEDRKEDRSKKEVGSGSKGAGLIFMCNAQTKPECFRNRLFGMPMGKKEMVEKVRPGTKLFLYDFDLRLLYGVYNATSKGGVNLVRDAFNGKFPAQVKFKTDKDCLPLPESSFKHAIKENYSASRKFDPELNSTQVRRLMDLFKPINVPQSAPEERHRYEERRNLHQYEDRRHALPVEERRQQVVAQVPPPEDSYRAPRLAPFPTESGHGQFLTNVQGDHIYYQQALPAPESRHIALAPEPRHVPSIPEPRHVPLAYYHHLAPSSDDSYYRSRVDPLHERIAARSPPRDYIAQPGELSARADRLEELYRTGNVAVRGARLEDLYRSGEISVHGARLEDPYRPREIDARGARLEDPYRPREVDARGAHMEDPYRPGDVDARGARVDDLYRPGEIASRGVRMEDHYRPGEITTRDARAEDLYHPGGVAARGSYGELYRSDRLVTRAVDPPRHPYETSDHAYAETSQRPVSTTRANGPGVPVSSLYSFAGAPVYR, encoded by the exons ATGGTGAAGTCTCCCAACAGCAcccccaaggccaaggccaaggcggccTCTGCCGGCGGTGTGGCCAGGCCGTCCCAGGCGAGCGCTTCCAGCCCTGGTTCCGCCAAGATTTCCAAGTTTAGGAAACGGAAGGCTAAGGTTGCAGCAACAGCTGCTGTGGCAGCCTCCGCGGGTGACGGGTCTGCCTCTGCTTCCGTGCAGAAACCACCCACCGCTTCGCCTGTGGCATCCTTGAAGCCAACCACGGCAGCGGAAGGATCATCTGCTGCCCAGGCGCTTGCACCAAAGGCAGACACCGCTGAAGCATCGGCTGCAAAGCCGAAGCTGAAGCCGGATGATGCTGCAGCTGGCACCAGCAATGGGGTGGGTGCTAGCGGTGGTGATGGCAGGAAGAGGGCCAAAAGAGAGCGGAAGAAGGAGAGGTCTATGGCCTGGAAGGGAaaggggaaggaggaggaggcgcagggGCAGGGGAAGAAGGAGGACAGGAAGGAAGACCGGAGCAAGAAAGAAGTGGGGAGTGGTAGCAAGGGAGCAGGGCTTATTTTCATGTGCAATGCACAGACTAAGCCCGAGTGCTTCCGCAACCGCTTGTTTGGAATGCCCATGGGCAAGAAAGAGATGGTGGAGAAGGTCCGACCAGGGACAAAGCTTTTCCTTTATGATTTTGACTTGAGGCTGCTATACGGAGTGTACAATGCGACATCAAAGGGCGGAGTGAACCTTGTCCGAGatgcatttaatggaaaattccctgCCCAG GTGAAATTTAAGACTGATAAAGATTGCCTTCCTCTTCCTGAGAGTAGTTTCAAGCATGCCATCAAAGAGAACTACAGTGCAAGCCGCAAGTTTGACCCTGAGCTCAACTCTACACAA GTTCGTAGGCTAATGGACCTATTCAAGCCTATCAATGTACCTCAATCAGCTCCAGAGGAAAGGCACCGCTATGAGGAAAGAAGGAATCTCCATCAATATGAAGATAGGAGACATGCATTGCCCGTTGAAGAAAGACGCCAGCAGGTGGTTGCACAGGTTCCTCCTCCTGAGGACTCATATAGGGCACCACGCTTGGCTCCATTTCCTACAGAGTCCGGACATGGTCAATTTTTGACTAATGTCCAGGGTGATCATATATATTATCAGCAAGCACTTCCTGCACCGGAGTCTCGGCACATTGCTCTTGCCCCAGAGCCTCGCCATGTGCCTTCTATACCAGAGCCTCGACATGTCCCACTAGCGTATTACCACCATTTGGCTCCTTCATCTGATGATTCCTACTACCGCTCTCGAGTGGATCCATTGCATGAGCG CATTGCCGCCAGATCACCTCCAAGGGATTATATAGCACAGCCTGGGGAATTGTCTGCTCGTGCTGACCGCTTGGAGGAGCTCTACCGGACTGGTAATGTTGCTGTTCGTGGTGCTCGCCTGGAGGATCTTTACCGTTCAGGAGAGATTTCTGTTCATGGTGCTCGTCTGGAGGATCCTTACCGTCCAAGAGAGATTGATGCCCGTGGTGCTCGCCTGGAGGATCCTTACCGTCCAAGAGAGGTTGATGCCCGTGGTGCTCACATGGAAGATCCTTACCGTCCAGGAGATGTTGATGCCCGTGGTGCTCGTGTGGACGATCTCTACCGCCCAGGTGAGATTGCTTCTCGTGGTGTTCGTATGGAAGATCACTACCGTCCAGGAGAGATCACCACTCGCGATGCTCGTGCGGAGGATCTGTACCATCCTGGAGGTGTTGCTGCTCGTGGTTCTTATGGGGAGCTCTACCGCTCTGACCGGCTTGTCACTCGTGCTGTGGATCCCCCGCGTCATCCTTATGAGACTTCAGACCATGCTTATGCTGAAACCAGCCAGCGGCCTGTCTCTACAACAAGGGCCAATGGACCTGGCGTGCCGGTCTCGTCTCTCTATTCCTTTGCTGGAGCACCTGTCTATCGATGA